In a genomic window of Thalassotalea piscium:
- a CDS encoding chalcone isomerase family protein encodes MIKVIVFVLLNITFINSSYCAQLKEPQLSTDRLSKVIKKYQFVTIGEARFTILFWKLYRSKLLTTSGNYPVNFNDEKLIYEINYLASISSSELINRTVEQWQHLKIPKVKYQGYLSSLASIWPDISKGDKLALFIDKGRSLFYFNDNYIGEIDSPEFGQIFLDIWLSENTSEPSLRRDLLGINNNE; translated from the coding sequence ATGATTAAAGTAATTGTGTTTGTATTATTAAACATTACTTTTATTAATTCGTCATATTGTGCGCAGTTGAAAGAGCCACAGTTAAGTACTGACAGGTTAAGTAAAGTAATAAAAAAGTATCAGTTTGTAACCATAGGTGAAGCTAGATTTACTATCTTGTTTTGGAAACTTTATCGCAGCAAGTTATTAACTACATCTGGTAACTACCCGGTTAATTTTAATGATGAGAAGTTAATCTATGAAATTAACTATTTAGCAAGCATTTCAAGTAGTGAATTAATAAATCGAACTGTTGAACAGTGGCAACATTTAAAAATACCAAAAGTTAAGTATCAGGGCTATTTATCAAGTTTAGCTAGTATTTGGCCAGACATTTCTAAAGGCGATAAATTGGCATTGTTTATCGACAAAGGCCGTAGTTTATTTTACTTCAATGATAATTATATTGGTGAAATTGATTCACCTGAATTTGGCCAAATATTTCTTGATATATGGTTATCAGAAAACACCAGCGAACCGTCATTAAGACGTGATCTATTAGGGATAAACAACAATGAATAA
- a CDS encoding DUF2878 domain-containing protein, with translation MINIIGFNFVWFGLVFWGNTFIPFALLILFLHLACISKIKNEGVIIISITLIGVFTDLMLAYVGVFIFEESNQIPLWLIVLWSCFAATICHGLSFLKESKLYQALAGGFIAPLSYLAGYHLQVVDFSYSLIATYVTLSIIWAGLFILFFYFSAYFIKIGDSND, from the coding sequence ATGATAAATATTATCGGATTCAATTTTGTTTGGTTTGGCCTAGTATTTTGGGGCAATACTTTTATCCCTTTTGCTTTATTAATACTGTTTTTGCACCTTGCGTGTATTTCAAAAATAAAAAATGAAGGGGTAATTATTATCAGTATTACGCTCATTGGCGTATTTACTGACTTAATGTTGGCATATGTTGGTGTATTTATATTCGAAGAAAGTAATCAAATTCCACTGTGGTTAATTGTTTTATGGAGTTGTTTTGCTGCAACAATTTGTCATGGCTTGAGCTTTCTTAAAGAGTCAAAACTCTATCAGGCACTTGCCGGTGGTTTTATTGCACCCTTAAGTTACTTAGCTGGATATCACCTACAGGTGGTTGATTTTAGTTACTCATTAATCGCTACCTATGTAACGTTAAGTATTATTTGGGCTGGGTTATTTATTTTGTTTTTCTACTTCAGTGCTTATTTTATAAAAATTGGTGACAGCAATGATTAA
- a CDS encoding intermembrane phospholipid transport protein YdbH family protein: MRFLKISLIALLVIVALLSAILFIAFTQRLSIVNNIAATQLTSFNAEVTCLDFHIAKDNSIIIDKLCLKSLKGNVQINKAAIQWQLTPTPWISSININNIDVAATDNMFIGSNQTTQTNNDTLATDSQFIVNKLNTFLDEISLLRLPKTVNIDSLTYVPPASNTIDKTHNSTDNNNQTKTPYSGSLTLLNNRLTFDLQDSNNQTFINTELIFTKNSFVLETVTQLEQLKTLLDRHNLSLSANYTQMLSKVDIAGSLKAMIEFTNSSLAIDNSFKNLSIASLDGINKSGPFSITGELDFTLTPLDNNKLLKLITNNTNTLTLNFSPTHFINLLDENNVPKDVVTLFKNNTVSQLSLTLPTGAIVNSTGQRLSLSKIELHAAHEDKTHTVTLNNLVYVPSLKSVANEVKFSIENFSFDSSLKLAELNSFTTAPVRVQLSGSIIKTNESTTLTLNAPSSITVNNILVSDHQNNIKTKKAAPLIAISSLTNHINGNITINGDKEPKLELYIDSNATQINIPTMVQLNSFTTNTKVTGELSNIEVASTAMADQVTLGELNLSGSIQSPFIRLSRNNLQLTDIFALKLKLPIDISLIDGLLTYDVSGKITDFNNLLNNQLNANVSISSLSGDIDGTWIQDLNWQQQLLLSSGKLTSLPNTKNNLTLALIDTPTPMTNLSVNIGGSFSENITINASRLKADVLGGSFAVPSLQWPIQKNHSVDVQLTAIDLEQVLALDKKQGIVVTGNISGMLPITFDGKRYTIGKGKLYNINNGLIQVIDNPAVIELKKSNTQLQLAFDALQNLHYHQLSSEVSMTDDGYMLLETVIKGRNPDIDNDVNLNLNLSYDLPGLLESLSITERFEKNILKGFKPH; the protein is encoded by the coding sequence GTGCGTTTTCTGAAGATTAGTTTAATAGCTCTTTTAGTAATTGTTGCTTTGCTCAGTGCTATTTTATTCATTGCATTTACTCAGCGTTTAAGCATTGTAAATAATATCGCTGCAACACAACTAACAAGCTTTAACGCTGAAGTAACGTGTTTAGACTTTCACATAGCTAAAGACAATTCGATTATTATTGATAAGCTCTGTTTAAAGAGCCTTAAGGGTAATGTTCAAATTAATAAAGCCGCTATTCAGTGGCAACTTACACCAACACCCTGGATCAGTTCTATTAACATTAATAATATAGATGTTGCTGCTACAGACAATATGTTTATTGGCAGTAACCAAACCACTCAAACAAATAATGACACTCTTGCCACCGATAGCCAATTCATAGTTAATAAATTGAACACTTTCCTTGATGAAATATCTTTATTACGTTTACCTAAAACAGTAAATATAGATTCATTAACGTACGTACCACCTGCTAGCAATACAATTGACAAAACACACAATAGTACGGATAACAACAATCAAACAAAAACCCCTTACTCGGGTTCATTAACACTACTAAATAATCGTCTTACTTTTGATTTGCAAGATTCTAATAATCAAACATTTATCAACACTGAGCTTATCTTCACTAAAAACAGCTTTGTGCTTGAAACAGTCACTCAACTTGAACAATTAAAAACGCTTTTAGATAGGCACAATTTGTCACTGTCAGCTAATTATACTCAAATGCTAAGCAAAGTAGATATTGCGGGTAGTTTAAAGGCCATGATAGAGTTTACTAATAGTAGTTTAGCCATAGATAATTCATTTAAGAACCTTTCGATAGCTTCACTAGACGGGATAAATAAAAGCGGTCCATTTAGTATTACTGGCGAACTCGACTTTACTTTGACCCCATTAGATAACAACAAGTTGTTAAAGCTAATAACTAATAATACCAATACCCTTACACTTAACTTTAGTCCAACTCATTTTATTAATTTACTAGACGAAAATAACGTACCTAAAGACGTTGTTACGCTATTTAAAAACAATACTGTGTCACAATTATCTCTAACATTACCGACTGGCGCTATAGTTAACTCAACTGGTCAAAGACTAAGCCTTAGTAAAATAGAGTTACACGCAGCACATGAGGATAAAACACATACAGTAACACTGAACAATTTGGTATATGTCCCGTCGCTAAAGTCTGTTGCAAATGAGGTTAAATTTTCAATAGAAAACTTTAGTTTTGATAGCTCACTAAAATTAGCTGAGCTTAATTCATTTACAACGGCTCCGGTAAGGGTTCAATTATCGGGATCGATAATCAAAACCAATGAGTCAACAACACTTACTTTAAATGCCCCCTCTTCTATTACAGTTAACAATATTTTGGTGTCTGATCATCAGAATAATATAAAGACAAAAAAAGCAGCTCCTTTAATCGCAATTAGTTCATTAACAAACCACATTAACGGTAATATAACTATCAATGGTGATAAAGAACCAAAGCTGGAGTTATACATAGATAGCAATGCAACTCAAATAAACATACCAACAATGGTCCAACTTAACTCTTTCACTACAAATACTAAAGTCACAGGTGAATTAAGCAATATAGAAGTGGCATCAACCGCGATGGCAGATCAAGTAACCTTAGGTGAACTAAACTTAAGTGGATCAATACAGTCACCATTCATAAGGTTATCTCGCAATAATTTACAGCTAACTGATATATTCGCACTCAAACTTAAACTACCGATAGATATATCTCTAATAGATGGATTGCTCACGTATGACGTTAGCGGAAAAATAACAGACTTTAATAACCTATTGAATAATCAACTAAATGCTAATGTTTCAATTTCATCACTAAGTGGGGATATAGACGGTACTTGGATACAAGATCTAAATTGGCAACAACAACTGTTACTTAGTTCTGGGAAATTAACCTCATTACCAAATACTAAAAATAATTTAACGCTTGCGTTAATAGACACACCTACACCAATGACTAACCTATCAGTTAATATTGGCGGTAGTTTTAGTGAAAACATAACGATAAATGCAAGTAGGCTAAAAGCAGATGTATTAGGTGGAAGTTTTGCAGTACCAAGCTTGCAATGGCCAATACAAAAAAATCATTCAGTTGACGTTCAGCTAACTGCGATAGACTTAGAACAAGTGTTAGCATTAGACAAAAAACAAGGAATAGTAGTTACCGGTAATATCTCTGGTATGCTACCTATCACCTTTGACGGAAAAAGATATACGATAGGAAAAGGTAAACTATATAATATTAACAACGGACTAATACAAGTTATTGATAACCCTGCTGTAATAGAGCTAAAAAAAAGTAACACTCAATTACAACTGGCATTTGATGCATTACAAAACTTACACTATCATCAACTGTCTTCTGAAGTTTCTATGACAGATGACGGTTACATGCTGTTAGAAACCGTAATTAAAGGTCGTAATCCGGATATTGATAATGATGTGAACTTAAATTTAAATTTAAGTTACGACTTACCAGGGTTACTTGAATCACTATCAATAACAGAGCGTTTTGAAAAAAACATTCTCAAAGGTTTTAAACCACATTAA
- a CDS encoding YnbE family lipoprotein → MYKILTLVLAIFIVSGCTHRVEVSAKEPITINLNLKIDHEIKVKVDKELDSIFSEDSDIF, encoded by the coding sequence ATGTATAAAATACTAACCCTAGTGTTAGCTATTTTTATTGTTAGCGGCTGCACTCATAGAGTGGAAGTGAGTGCTAAAGAGCCAATCACTATCAATTTAAACTTAAAAATTGATCATGAAATAAAAGTAAAAGTAGATAAAGAGTTAGATAGCATATTTAGTGAAGATAGTGACATATTTTAG
- a CDS encoding YdbL family protein, whose product MNNFKNSILKNITYAILVSAMAFSAWAISLDDAKQQGLVGEMPNGYLGVVVNSAEAQSLVESINKKRKSIYIDLARENKLTMQQVTALAGAKAIEKTQSGHFIKNAAGNWVKK is encoded by the coding sequence ATGAATAATTTTAAAAATAGCATTTTAAAAAACATTACCTATGCAATTTTAGTTTCAGCAATGGCTTTTTCTGCTTGGGCAATCTCTTTAGATGATGCTAAACAGCAAGGACTAGTTGGTGAAATGCCAAATGGATACCTAGGTGTAGTAGTAAATAGTGCTGAAGCGCAAAGCTTAGTTGAGAGTATCAACAAAAAGCGAAAAAGTATCTATATTGACTTAGCACGCGAAAATAAATTAACAATGCAACAAGTGACTGCATTAGCAGGGGCAAAAGCGATTGAAAAAACACAATCTGGCCATTTTATTAAAAATGCCGCCGGTAATTGGGTTAAAAAATAA